Proteins encoded in a region of the Solanum dulcamara chromosome 9, daSolDulc1.2, whole genome shotgun sequence genome:
- the LOC129903217 gene encoding G-box-binding factor 4-like encodes MASTKLMASSASRNSDRRKSSAASSSSSSTMPKDLQNQHYSNNGSNNSSNLEATSMTVDGIFRNVYGESQGTDTNTLLNANITLLDAAGVITPISDSETATVSGVPPVRRTVDDVWRDIVEGKREHRRAAAASCKEEAVDEIMTLEDFLVKAGAVEEEALAGQGPVQGEVKVELGTERLSGGIFAFDTPYMATPQQSLQGFGSGVDVIGGGRGKRKVILEPLDKAALQRQRRMIKNRESAARSRERKQAYQVELESIAVRLEEENEQLLKEKEERTRAHYKQLIEKVIPVVEKRKPPRVLRRVCSMQW; translated from the exons ATGGCGTCAACGAAGCTGATGGCTTCATCGGCCTCGCGAAATTCCGATCGAAGGAAATCGTCGGCTGCGTCGTCGTCTTCATCATCGACGATGCCGAAAGATTTGCAGAATCAGCACTATTCGAATAACGGGAGTAATAACAGTAGTAATTTGGAGGCGACTTCCATGACGGTTGATGGAATTTTCAGGAATGTGTATGGAGAGAGTCAGGGGACGGATACTAATACTTTGTTGAACGCGAATATTACGTTACTTGATGCTGCCGGAGTCATAACGCCGATTAGTGATTCGGAGACAGCGACGGTCAGTGGGGTACCTCCGGTTAGGAGGACGGTGGATGATGTGTGGAGGGATATTGTGGAGGGGAAGAGGGAACACAGAAGGGCGGCAGCTGCCAGCTGTAAGGAGGAGGCAGTGGATGAGATCATGACGCTGGAGGATTTTTTGGTGAAAGCTGGAGCAGTTGAGGAGGAGGCCCTGGCTGGGCAGGGGCCAGTGCAAGGTGAGGTGAAGGTTGAACTAGGAACTGAGAGGTTGAGTGGTGGAATTTTTGCATTTGATACCCCATACATGGCCACACCGCAGCAGAGCTTGCAAGGATTTGGAAGTGGTGTGGATGTGATTGGAGGCGGAAGAGGGAAGAGGAAGGTCATTTTGGAGCCTTTAGATAAGGCAGCTCTGCAGAGGCAGCGGAGGATGATTAAGAACAGAGAGTCAGCTGCCCGGTCTAGAGAGCGGAAACAG GCTTATCAAGTGGAACTTGAGTCAATAGCAGTTAGATTAGAGGAGGAGAATGAACAGCTGTTGAAAGAGAAG GAAGAGCGAACCAGAGCACATTATAAGCAG TTAATAGAGAAAGTGATTCCAGTTGTAGAGAAGCGAAAACCGCCTCGTGTTCTGCGCAGAGTTTGCTCCATGCAGTGGTGA